One window of the Rosa rugosa chromosome 3, drRosRugo1.1, whole genome shotgun sequence genome contains the following:
- the LOC133737298 gene encoding secreted RxLR effector protein 161-like codes for MERCNPVKNPIVPGCRLVKDEGGTRVDPTAYKQMVGSLMYLTATRPDLMYVVSLISRFMEAPTELHQQAIKRIFRYLKGTAELGIFYKRGGEESLVAFSDSDYAGDLGDRKSTSGYVFKLSSGAVAWSSKKQPVVTLSTTEAEFIAAASCACQSVWMQTNSQKARPQPKSKHIDIRFHFLRDLTRDGVVDLVHCGSKDQLADIMTKPLKLEAFLKMRKHLGVCEVQKVLDD; via the exons ATGGAGCGGTGTAATCCTGTGAAAAACCCTATTGTACCAGGATGCAGACTTGTGAAGGATGAAGGAGGTACAAGGGTTGATCCCACCGCCTACAAGCAAATGGTGGGCAGTCTTATGTACTTGACTGCCACCAGACCAGATCTCATGTATGTGGTGAGTTTGATTAGTCGATTTATGGAGGCTCCTACTGAGTTACATCAACAAGCAATAAAGAggatctttcggtacttgaagGGAACAGCTGAATTAGGAATATTTTACAAGAGAGGAGGAGAGGAAAGCTTGGTTGCTTTCTCTGACAGTGATTATGCAGGAGACCTTGGGGATCGTAAGAGCACTTCAGGGTACGTGTTTAAGCTGAGTTCCGGCGCTGTGGCATGGAGTTCCAAGAAACAACCAGTAGTAACACTCTCTACAACTGAGGCGGAATTTATAGCAGCTGCTTCCTGCGCATGCCAAAGTGTATGGATGCAAACAAATTCTCAGAAAGCTCGGCCTCAACCAAA GAGTAAGCATATCGACATTCGTTTCCATTTCCTTCGAGATTTAACCAGAGATGGAGTAGTTGACTTGGTGCACTGTGGGTCTAAAGATCAGTTAGCTGACATTATGACAAAACCCTTGAAGTTAGAAGCGTTCTTGAAGATGAGAAAGCACCTTGGAGTGTGCGAGGTTCAAAAG GTGCTTGATGACTAA
- the LOC133741399 gene encoding putative polyol transporter 1: MADRRAEENVVSGQPTQKTIADFDPVPKHKRNKYALACAMLASMTSILLGYDIGVMSGAAIFIKDDLHISDVQVEVLVGILNLYSLIGSAAAGRTSDWIGRRYTIVLAGAIFFAGSLLMGFATNYSFLMFGRFVAGIGVGYALMIAPVYTAEVSPASSRGFLTSFADLFINVGILLGYISNWAFSKLALNLGWRFMLGVGAIPSVFLAIGVLAMPESPRWLVMQGRLGDAKQVLDRTSDSMEESKLRLADIKEAAGIPEHCNDDVVQVPKRSHGEDVWKGLILHPTPAVRHILIAAVGMHFFQQASGIDAVVLYSPRIFKKAGITSKNKLLIATIAVGSVKTVFILVPTFFLDRIGRRPLLLCSVAGMIASLGCLGFGLTIINHSNEKIMWAIVLCITMVLFYVAFFSIGMGPITWVYSSEIFPLKLRAQGCSIGVAVNRVASGIVSMTFISLYKAITIGGAFFLYAGIAAVGWVFLCTMLPETQGRTLEDMEVLFGKFHKWKQANAPVKNKQVDHNSNGNNTANDGRFS, from the exons ATGGCTGACCGGAGAGCTGAGGAAAATGTCGTCTCCGGCCAACCCACCCAGAAAACCATTGCGGATTTCGATCCCGTACCCAAGCACAAGAGAAACAAGTACGCTTTAGCTTGTGCTATGTTGGCTTCCATGACTTCGATCCTACTCGGTTATG ATATTGGTGTAATGAGTGGAGCGGCGATCTTCATCAAAGACGACCTCCATATCTCCGACGTGCAGGTCGAAGTTCTAGTTGGAATTCTGAATCTCTACTCCCTCATCGGATCCGCCGCCGCCGGCAGGACGTCCGACTGGATTGGACGACGGTATACCATAGTCCTCGCCGGAGCCATCTTCTTCGCCGGATCTCTTCTCATGGGCTTCGCCACCAACTACTCGTTCCTCATGTTCGGGAGATTTGTTGCTGGAATCGGCGTCGGTTATGCCCTCATGATTGCTCCTGTCTACACCGCCGAAGTTTCTCCGGCGTCGTCTCGTGGTTTCCTCACGTCTTTTGCTGAT TTGTTTATCAATGTCGGAATCTTATTGGGGTACATATCCAACTGGGCCTTTTCCAAGCTCGCACTTAACCTAGGGTGGCGTTTCATGCTTGGCGTCGGCGCCATCCCCTCCGTCTTCCTTGCCATTGGCGTCTTAGCCATGCCAGAATCCCCTCGCTGGCTGGTCATGCAGGGCCGCCTCGGCGACGCCAAGCAAGTCCTCGACCGAACCTCAGACTCCATGGAAGAGTCCAAACTCCGACTCGCCGACATCAAAGAAGCCGCTGGAATCCCCGAACACTGCAACGACGACGTCGTTCAAGTCCCAAAACGCAGCCATGGCGAAGACGTCTGGAAAGGGCTCATCCTCCACCCCACCCCCGCCGTCCGTCACATTCTCATCGCCGCCGTCGGtatgcacttcttccaacaagcCTCCGGCATTGACGCCGTCGTTTTATACAGCCCGAGAATCTTCAAAAAGGCCGGAATCACGTCCAAGAACAAACTCCTCATCGCCACCATAGCCGTCGGATCCGTCAAGACAGTCTTCATCCTCGTCCCAACGTTTTTCCTGGACAGGATAGGACGTCGTCCTTTGCTTCTTTGCAGCGTAGCAGGGATGATAGCCTCACTCGGCTGTCTCGGTTTCGGCCTCACCATCATCAACCACAGCAACGAAAAGATCATGTGGGCCATTGTGCTCTGCATCACCATGGTCTTATTCTACGTCGCTTTCTTCTCCATCGGAATGGGCCCTATCACGTGGGTCTACAGCTCCGAGATCTTCCCGTTAAAGCTACGAGCTCAGGGATGTAGTATTGGAGTCGCCGTCAACAGAGTCGCGAGTGGGATAGTCTCAATGACTTTTATATCCCTGTACAAGGCCATAACTATTGGCGGAGCCTTCTTTCTTTACGCCGGAATTGCAGCGGTTGGCTGGGTGTTCTTATGTACAATGCTACCGGAGACACAGGGGAGAACCCTTGAAGATATGGAAGTCCTTTTTGGGAAGTTCCACAAGTGGAAACAGGCCAATGCTCCGGTCAAGAATAAGCAGGTGGATCATAATAGTAATGGAAATAACACCGCCAACGATGGTCGGTTCAGTTAG